Proteins co-encoded in one Parascardovia denticolens DSM 10105 = JCM 12538 genomic window:
- a CDS encoding VirD4-like conjugal transfer protein, CD1115 family, which translates to MTRRRRDFAWTGWTFAAVIVAWMSNVASRQIRTTWAATHDMARAGESVSTAWRHPAPSFNRTDLLAAGAAIVILLLIWVYQYGGRKQTRPGEEQGSATWAKPSDMIPYSNKNKGENLLMTKTEALNLDTHATRRNLNVLVTGASGAGKTRGYVLPNLTNLARHHTPISLCVTDPKGEIFTATAAPMRQAGWRVKTFNLIDMASSDHFNPLRYVNPDDPEGSIIRLADNILSNTTKENRNGSNGDFWDKAAKSLLTALIAFTWFVEEEKDRNLNTVIHMLLDMQASENDENAMSPTDVLFHDASQKVEDYHLFPDQYDQATGAALDGLAFACSQYRTYEQGAGETKKSIITTLSNNLAGLMTHRIQEILSDDTMHLEAVGEQPTIIYIIISDTNATFTYLAALFYQCLFETTIYQADHTPGGALDVPLHCMLDEFANIGRIPGFPTLISTMRSRGISVSIILQTIAQIKSLYKDNWETITANCDSKLFLGGNDLATTEWWSKMLGNQTIYITSTSQNNGSNGNWGRQQNSQKRELLAPDELGRLPNDQCIYLLRGLRPFLSQKLR; encoded by the coding sequence ATGACCCGCCGAAGGCGCGATTTTGCTTGGACCGGTTGGACTTTCGCCGCCGTGATCGTCGCGTGGATGTCCAATGTCGCCAGCCGCCAGATACGAACCACGTGGGCGGCCACGCATGATATGGCCAGGGCGGGCGAAAGCGTCAGCACGGCCTGGAGGCATCCCGCTCCCAGCTTCAACAGGACGGACCTGCTCGCGGCCGGAGCCGCAATTGTCATCCTTCTGCTCATCTGGGTTTACCAATATGGAGGGCGGAAACAGACCCGGCCGGGAGAGGAGCAGGGATCGGCCACCTGGGCGAAACCTTCGGATATGATCCCCTACTCGAATAAGAATAAGGGGGAAAACCTCCTGATGACGAAAACCGAGGCATTGAATCTGGATACACATGCGACTCGGAGAAACCTGAATGTGCTTGTCACCGGCGCCAGCGGGGCGGGAAAGACCCGCGGCTACGTCCTGCCGAACCTCACCAACCTCGCGCGCCACCACACGCCGATCTCCCTGTGCGTCACCGACCCCAAAGGGGAGATCTTCACGGCGACGGCGGCGCCAATGCGGCAGGCCGGATGGCGGGTGAAAACCTTCAACCTCATCGACATGGCCTCTTCGGATCATTTCAACCCGCTCCGATATGTGAATCCCGACGACCCTGAAGGCAGCATCATCCGTCTTGCGGACAACATCCTGTCGAACACCACGAAGGAAAACAGGAATGGTTCAAATGGGGATTTCTGGGACAAGGCCGCGAAAAGCCTCCTGACCGCTTTGATCGCTTTCACCTGGTTCGTCGAAGAGGAAAAAGACCGGAATCTGAATACGGTCATTCATATGCTGCTCGACATGCAGGCGAGCGAAAACGACGAAAACGCCATGAGCCCCACCGATGTCTTATTCCACGATGCTTCTCAGAAAGTCGAAGATTATCATCTCTTCCCTGACCAATATGATCAGGCGACCGGCGCCGCCCTGGACGGGCTCGCCTTCGCCTGTTCCCAATATCGGACATACGAGCAGGGGGCGGGAGAAACGAAGAAAAGCATCATCACGACCTTGTCGAACAATCTGGCAGGACTGATGACCCACCGCATCCAGGAGATCCTCTCCGACGACACGATGCACCTCGAAGCCGTCGGCGAACAGCCGACGATCATCTACATCATCATCAGCGACACGAACGCGACATTCACCTATTTGGCGGCGCTTTTCTACCAATGCCTTTTTGAAACGACGATTTATCAGGCCGATCATACCCCAGGCGGCGCTTTGGATGTTCCTTTGCACTGCATGCTCGACGAGTTCGCCAACATCGGCAGGATCCCCGGCTTCCCCACCCTCATCAGCACCATGCGCAGCAGAGGCATCAGCGTCTCCATCATCCTGCAGACAATCGCGCAGATAAAATCCCTTTACAAAGACAATTGGGAAACCATCACAGCCAACTGCGACAGCAAACTCTTCCTCGGCGGCAACGATCTGGCGACCACTGAATGGTGGAGCAAGATGCTGGGCAACCAAACGATTTACATAACCAGCACCAGCCAGAATAATGGGTCGAACGGCAACTGGGGCCGGCAACAGAATTCGCAGAAACGGGAGCTTCTCGCTCCCGATGAGCTTGGACGCCTTCCAAACGACCAATGCATCTACCTTCTGCGCGGTCTTCGTCCTTTCCTCTCCCAAAAGCTTCGCTGA
- a CDS encoding VirB4-like conjugal transfer ATPase, CD1110 family, with protein sequence MVWLDGLRPDGVAYVGDDWWSATVEISDVNYVLASIEAQKKILNEWMGVLNMFDENTRVQVTSANRVLDGKALSRGVRMSCRGDGLDRWRDAFNDLTFGQLKGLASSTVTDKYVTISVQEADQDRAVGRLNRLVASLRSQLAAMGCQADQLDRTGRLRVLHSMLQPGEPFTFSEEAFARAPKDMRAKDFIVPWAMDFTDKDRIKLSSMDEVWMSHVWLDSWPAQLTDTLVSDLADITASIVVTVHIRPWDRADGLERVKAKQAGVKSEYDRSVQSLARQGLTAESVPDSITERVDEMTSLLDQLRSSNQRILDTLVLVSVSASSKDELDMVISEVQRVARRLSCRMSVTRYMMPEALNAMLPLGDNRLPMRRALTTDSASILIPFTAQEIMEPHGLFYGVNERSGNPVIVNRAAHMNSNGFILGTTGSGKSQSAKAEIAQRVLDSADRVVIIDPEHEYVQLAQALGGTVVTVSADSAQHMNPLDIDLMGSDETDPVRAKVSVVLDLLGSLMGGTTGLSQLKRSMIDTAAMNVYRIARSQLNATGRYDQPTLVDLKEQIRRLYVQVDNPSPEAADLVTELEMFTTGSSSGFAHRTNVDLTGQFLVFDVSALAGEVQTFGMMVILDQIWSLVRANRDTGLRTWLYVDEFHRFFHNEYSIRSFLDIYKRARKYGLGVTGITQNIDELLSNDQARLMLSNADFLLLMNQKTTDATMLQELLELSDEQVRLMTNARSGNGLLNTNGVSLGVDNRMDQGNLLARLYSTKFGDQPPVLSQEQEDVEHVATQPAQETTADSAGDAYAGRHGLHGMW encoded by the coding sequence ATGGTGTGGCTGGATGGTTTGCGCCCTGATGGGGTGGCGTATGTTGGCGATGACTGGTGGAGCGCAACGGTAGAGATTAGTGATGTTAATTATGTTCTCGCATCTATAGAGGCGCAGAAGAAGATCCTTAACGAATGGATGGGTGTGCTGAACATGTTTGACGAGAATACGCGCGTGCAAGTCACCAGCGCCAACCGGGTGCTTGATGGAAAGGCCTTGTCGCGCGGTGTGAGGATGTCCTGTCGAGGCGATGGCCTTGACAGGTGGCGGGACGCTTTTAATGATCTTACCTTTGGCCAGTTGAAGGGGTTGGCGTCGAGCACGGTCACTGATAAATATGTCACGATTTCCGTTCAAGAGGCGGATCAGGACAGGGCGGTGGGCCGTTTGAACCGGCTGGTCGCTTCCCTGCGGTCTCAGCTTGCCGCGATGGGCTGCCAGGCTGACCAGTTGGATAGGACGGGCCGGCTGCGGGTGTTGCATTCCATGCTGCAGCCTGGGGAGCCGTTCACGTTCAGTGAGGAGGCTTTCGCCCGGGCGCCGAAGGATATGCGGGCAAAAGATTTCATCGTGCCATGGGCGATGGATTTCACGGATAAAGACCGGATCAAGCTCTCCAGCATGGATGAGGTGTGGATGTCCCATGTCTGGCTGGATTCGTGGCCGGCGCAGCTGACGGATACGCTGGTGTCGGATTTGGCGGATATCACCGCCAGTATCGTGGTCACCGTGCATATCCGGCCGTGGGATAGGGCTGATGGCCTGGAGAGGGTGAAGGCGAAGCAGGCGGGGGTGAAGAGCGAGTATGACCGGAGCGTGCAATCCCTTGCCCGGCAGGGGCTGACTGCGGAGAGCGTGCCGGATTCGATTACGGAGCGGGTGGATGAGATGACCAGCCTGCTGGACCAGCTGCGCAGTAGTAATCAGCGGATCCTGGATACTTTGGTGTTAGTGAGTGTGAGCGCATCAAGCAAAGATGAACTTGATATGGTGATTTCCGAAGTTCAAAGAGTCGCTCGACGGCTTTCCTGCCGGATGAGCGTGACCCGGTACATGATGCCGGAGGCGTTGAACGCCATGCTGCCTTTGGGCGATAATAGGCTTCCCATGAGGCGTGCGTTGACCACGGACAGCGCGTCGATTCTCATCCCGTTCACCGCTCAGGAGATCATGGAGCCTCATGGCCTGTTCTATGGGGTGAATGAGAGGAGCGGCAATCCGGTGATCGTGAACCGGGCGGCGCATATGAATTCGAATGGGTTCATCCTGGGTACGACCGGGTCGGGCAAGTCCCAGTCGGCGAAGGCGGAGATCGCGCAGCGCGTCCTGGATTCGGCGGACCGGGTGGTGATCATCGACCCGGAGCATGAGTACGTGCAATTAGCGCAAGCTCTTGGAGGCACGGTAGTCACCGTTTCGGCGGATTCCGCCCAGCATATGAATCCTTTGGACATTGATCTTATGGGGTCGGATGAGACCGACCCGGTTCGCGCAAAAGTTTCGGTAGTGCTTGATTTACTGGGATCCCTGATGGGAGGGACGACTGGTCTCAGTCAACTTAAGCGCAGCATGATCGACACGGCGGCCATGAACGTGTACCGTATCGCCCGATCTCAGCTCAATGCGACTGGACGGTATGACCAGCCGACTCTCGTGGATTTGAAAGAGCAAATTCGTCGCCTGTACGTGCAGGTGGACAACCCATCCCCGGAAGCGGCCGACCTGGTCACCGAACTGGAGATGTTCACCACCGGCTCCTCGTCGGGTTTCGCCCACCGGACGAACGTGGACCTGACGGGCCAGTTCCTCGTGTTCGACGTGTCCGCCCTGGCCGGTGAGGTGCAGACCTTCGGCATGATGGTCATCCTGGACCAGATCTGGAGCCTGGTACGCGCCAACCGGGACACCGGGTTGCGCACCTGGCTGTACGTGGACGAGTTCCACCGCTTCTTCCATAACGAGTATTCGATCCGCAGCTTCCTGGACATCTACAAGCGGGCCCGCAAATACGGGCTGGGGGTCACCGGTATCACGCAGAACATCGACGAGCTCTTGAGCAACGATCAGGCGCGGCTCATGCTGTCGAACGCGGACTTCCTGCTGCTGATGAACCAGAAGACGACGGACGCGACCATGCTCCAGGAGCTGCTGGAACTGTCGGACGAACAGGTGAGGCTGATGACAAACGCTCGATCGGGTAATGGGCTCTTGAATACGAACGGAGTTTCCTTGGGAGTGGATAATCGGATGGATCAGGGGAACCTGTTGGCCCGCCTGTACTCGACGAAATTCGGGGATCAGCCGCCAGTTTTATCCCAAGAACAAGAGGATGTTGAACATGTCGCTACGCAGCCAGCTCAAGAGACTACGGCGGATTCGGCAGGGGATGCGTATGCTGGTCGTCACGGTCTGCATGGGATGTGGTGA
- a CDS encoding CHAP domain-containing protein: MPAHEQEHEASDSLRIQVSTARVAAKTTVKTVKAAASVAEAPVAVAKKTVKIVSFAANAPSRVRAFAKSDGKTKGRILLGLGKKAGKRVGRTALGVSQGVIRGSAKVADAGINRFFDLQAADGDETTQVAVEEASRGLTLAKGSVKAARKTLAHSKRSIRAASRSFKAARKSFKAAKQSLDAARAAMHSAASAMQALKAIGSIIAAVVTMVVNTVTSVIAVLAPIIAIFIAVTMVISFIVNFLTITSQQASAACVGDSSYTINSAGFNAKSGALTGLIYHSSGGTKVVDFMKMGIPASKYDNDPWSYAYQQCTWWAAYRRKMLGQPVDKQMGNGNQWASSAKTKGYKTGTSPRLGAVISYPSGVLGASPAYGHVSVVEQIDPNGDIWVSQAGTGFFSAYGGPVVSKISKRQLEENKTLTFIYDSTGSGNGLAVQGTQTDLNSDDCDVPAPPAGNVGKEVTAAKNYAKGRLSAYGWKESEFNALDQLWTHESGWKWDADNPTSDAYGIPQALPGNKMSSKGADWKTNPKTQIEWGLQYIKDRYKTPSAAWRQWQSRSPNWY; encoded by the coding sequence ATGCCTGCGCACGAACAAGAGCATGAGGCGTCGGACAGTCTCAGGATCCAAGTCAGCACCGCCCGGGTCGCCGCGAAAACAACCGTGAAAACGGTGAAAGCCGCCGCCTCAGTGGCGGAAGCCCCTGTGGCCGTTGCGAAGAAAACGGTGAAAATCGTCTCTTTCGCCGCGAACGCCCCTTCGCGCGTGCGCGCGTTCGCGAAGTCGGATGGAAAGACCAAAGGCAGGATTTTGCTGGGCCTCGGCAAAAAAGCGGGTAAAAGAGTCGGGAGAACCGCGCTTGGGGTTTCCCAGGGGGTCATTCGAGGATCAGCGAAAGTGGCTGACGCGGGGATAAACCGCTTTTTCGATTTACAGGCGGCGGATGGCGACGAAACCACGCAAGTCGCGGTGGAAGAAGCGTCCAGGGGTTTGACGCTCGCCAAAGGATCCGTCAAAGCCGCCAGGAAAACATTGGCGCATTCGAAGCGATCCATTCGAGCCGCCTCCCGAAGTTTCAAAGCCGCTCGCAAGAGTTTCAAGGCGGCCAAACAGTCGCTTGACGCGGCGCGCGCGGCCATGCATAGCGCGGCTTCCGCCATGCAGGCGCTGAAGGCCATCGGGTCTATCATCGCCGCCGTCGTCACCATGGTCGTGAACACCGTGACATCCGTCATCGCCGTCTTGGCGCCGATAATCGCGATATTCATAGCTGTGACGATGGTCATCTCTTTCATCGTCAATTTTCTGACGATCACCAGCCAGCAGGCGAGCGCGGCATGCGTCGGCGACAGCTCGTATACGATAAATTCAGCGGGTTTCAATGCAAAGTCAGGCGCTTTGACGGGCCTTATCTATCATTCGTCGGGAGGGACGAAAGTCGTTGACTTCATGAAGATGGGCATCCCCGCTTCGAAATACGACAACGACCCCTGGTCATATGCTTATCAGCAATGCACGTGGTGGGCCGCGTACCGTCGCAAGATGCTTGGTCAGCCTGTGGATAAGCAGATGGGGAATGGGAATCAATGGGCCAGCTCGGCGAAAACGAAAGGATACAAAACAGGCACCAGTCCTCGCCTGGGCGCGGTCATCAGCTATCCATCCGGAGTATTGGGGGCCAGCCCCGCGTACGGGCATGTGAGCGTGGTGGAGCAGATCGACCCCAATGGTGATATATGGGTCTCCCAGGCGGGGACCGGCTTCTTCTCGGCATACGGTGGGCCTGTGGTTTCAAAGATCAGCAAACGACAGTTGGAAGAGAATAAAACGTTGACGTTTATCTATGATTCAACCGGATCCGGTAACGGGCTGGCCGTTCAGGGCACTCAAACCGATTTGAATTCCGACGACTGCGATGTGCCTGCGCCGCCAGCCGGGAACGTGGGCAAGGAGGTCACCGCCGCAAAGAATTATGCGAAGGGTCGTCTGTCCGCCTACGGATGGAAGGAGTCCGAATTCAATGCTTTGGATCAATTGTGGACCCACGAGTCCGGCTGGAAGTGGGATGCCGATAACCCCACATCGGATGCTTATGGCATCCCCCAGGCCCTGCCAGGGAATAAGATGTCTTCGAAAGGGGCCGATTGGAAGACCAACCCCAAAACGCAGATCGAATGGGGCTTGCAGTACATCAAAGACAGGTATAAAACGCCATCCGCAGCGTGGAGACAATGGCAGTCACGATCGCCGAACTGGTATTGA
- a CDS encoding PrgI family protein, whose translation MLVMDVPTDINQVDPKSWFGFTLRQLGCVGGIAVCAISAIACQFLAPASVSSVINQVIIIPIAILVAVGWFRKSGLPLEDWLARYVSWRRDLKPRPLIYGGAIPAARPAASAKELKRVDEHAMPLDQEPAFSQAMQGNADGFVMGLSAAVEEE comes from the coding sequence ATGCTAGTGATGGATGTGCCGACGGATATCAACCAGGTGGATCCCAAGTCCTGGTTCGGTTTCACTCTGCGGCAACTGGGATGTGTTGGAGGGATTGCAGTCTGTGCGATAAGCGCAATCGCTTGTCAATTCTTAGCTCCGGCGAGTGTATCATCCGTTATTAACCAAGTGATCATTATCCCGATCGCTATTCTGGTTGCTGTCGGATGGTTTCGTAAATCAGGGCTGCCGCTGGAGGACTGGCTGGCAAGATACGTGTCGTGGAGACGAGATTTGAAACCGCGGCCATTGATTTACGGGGGAGCAATCCCTGCGGCACGTCCGGCTGCCTCGGCGAAAGAGTTGAAACGGGTTGATGAGCACGCGATGCCGCTGGACCAGGAGCCGGCTTTCTCGCAGGCCATGCAGGGGAACGCGGACGGTTTTGTGATGGGCCTGTCAGCAGCGGTAGAAGAAGAATAA
- a CDS encoding zinc ribbon domain-containing protein gives MYDGKENGGALCPRCKAPITQNEEFCPNCGLFLSPGTDTAEPFRMPVPTARQQVADQQPMPSQLPPLNPPNSFASSPKISQTWGRQPAREKPAQRSFAFMIATAAIVLFFILASSFFFLFIKNSAEGTIRSYVEAVARGDATLANSYVSVGNRTLSARPAKRIAKVNITMDSRDHATITYELSGKKMRQTVEAERRNVFSAWRISKGLEEPINLQAPAGLVTVGGSEQTVRKTGNHETAFVQADDVVKGYAIKLYTLNVKLVPGVYDVKAASTHWYEATASRFATGPGGNATDWEVSKTLIPHSLSARLTQAIKDRINGCIAKKQVTVPNCSFANPDVSGLDPKPTGLNRKLLGDIRIYAIDMESRKFTTDFINTTASYEFAKKGDTIERTITMKKFVRGTWSMEKDGSFNVELE, from the coding sequence ATGTACGATGGGAAAGAGAATGGTGGAGCTTTGTGCCCACGCTGTAAGGCTCCGATAACGCAAAATGAGGAGTTTTGTCCGAATTGCGGGCTTTTCCTTTCGCCTGGCACTGATACGGCTGAGCCGTTTCGTATGCCTGTTCCGACTGCCAGGCAACAGGTAGCGGATCAACAGCCAATGCCAAGCCAGCTTCCTCCTTTGAACCCGCCAAATTCGTTTGCTTCTTCGCCGAAGATTTCACAAACCTGGGGGAGACAACCAGCTCGGGAAAAGCCCGCACAGCGGAGTTTCGCCTTTATGATCGCCACAGCGGCAATCGTGCTTTTCTTCATCCTCGCTTCCTCTTTTTTCTTTCTTTTCATCAAAAATTCAGCGGAAGGAACAATCAGAAGTTATGTGGAAGCCGTCGCCCGCGGAGATGCTACACTCGCAAACTCGTATGTAAGCGTGGGAAACCGTACGCTTTCCGCAAGGCCAGCCAAGCGAATAGCCAAAGTCAACATCACGATGGATTCGCGTGACCACGCAACTATCACGTACGAATTAAGCGGTAAAAAAATGCGGCAAACCGTCGAAGCGGAAAGGAGGAATGTTTTTTCAGCGTGGAGAATCTCGAAAGGTCTTGAGGAGCCGATAAATCTTCAAGCGCCGGCAGGTCTTGTAACCGTTGGGGGTAGCGAGCAGACCGTCAGGAAGACGGGGAATCATGAGACCGCTTTCGTTCAAGCGGATGATGTGGTGAAAGGGTATGCGATAAAGCTCTATACGCTCAACGTCAAGCTTGTCCCTGGAGTCTATGACGTGAAGGCTGCGTCGACTCATTGGTATGAAGCGACCGCGTCTCGATTCGCGACGGGTCCGGGGGGAAATGCGACGGATTGGGAAGTGAGCAAGACTCTGATACCGCATAGTCTGTCTGCAAGACTGACTCAAGCCATCAAAGATCGGATCAACGGATGCATCGCAAAAAAGCAAGTGACTGTTCCAAATTGTAGTTTCGCCAATCCTGATGTTTCAGGGTTGGATCCGAAACCGACCGGGCTGAATCGAAAGCTTCTGGGAGATATAAGAATCTACGCGATTGATATGGAGTCCCGGAAATTCACCACGGACTTCATCAATACAACCGCTTCCTACGAATTCGCGAAAAAAGGAGATACCATTGAGCGCACCATCACAATGAAGAAATTCGTCCGAGGCACGTGGTCGATGGAAAAGGATGGATCATTCAATGTTGAGCTTGAATAA
- a CDS encoding PcfB family protein, translating to MILLECNLWAEKNKTYYPIDDPSREEENAMTDVLASQLQTLTPQAIALTAQAVAELLEALVRKGGETIVTKSAEAIEHRMNSGKMSLKKLNRKTGGDTYRIDLSKSMANDLADKLKKGGIDFSVSYDKASGKGFISYPASSAPFVNQSVKDVYAKNGLNPDLVDNATSTRAFAASKLGSTTVENINVTSNITIIQQQPEAKAPDVRPPASRPDSAEPRRDPANRDDSAHAQKSAPSREGAKPSKKEVMNDLKARAKAKTTMNASKKSHPQTKISAPAKPLKAGR from the coding sequence ATGATATTATTAGAATGTAATCTCTGGGCCGAGAAAAACAAGACCTATTATCCGATTGATGATCCATCAAGAGAAGAGGAAAACGCTATGACAGATGTCCTTGCATCACAGTTGCAGACGCTCACCCCTCAGGCAATCGCGCTGACCGCTCAAGCTGTCGCCGAACTGCTGGAAGCCCTCGTCCGAAAAGGCGGAGAGACCATTGTGACCAAAAGCGCTGAAGCTATTGAGCACCGAATGAACAGCGGAAAGATGAGCCTGAAAAAGCTCAATCGTAAAACCGGCGGGGATACATACCGGATCGACCTGAGCAAATCAATGGCCAATGATCTCGCGGATAAGCTGAAGAAAGGCGGCATCGATTTCAGCGTCTCTTATGACAAAGCCTCCGGGAAAGGCTTCATCAGTTATCCCGCCTCATCCGCACCGTTCGTCAACCAGTCCGTGAAGGATGTCTATGCGAAGAACGGTCTGAACCCGGACCTTGTGGACAATGCGACTTCCACGCGGGCCTTCGCCGCATCCAAACTCGGCTCGACCACCGTTGAAAACATCAACGTGACCAGCAACATCACCATTATCCAGCAACAACCGGAGGCGAAGGCCCCTGACGTACGACCGCCGGCGTCACGGCCCGACAGCGCTGAGCCCAGACGGGATCCGGCGAATCGCGATGACTCAGCTCATGCGCAAAAGAGCGCCCCTTCCCGGGAAGGAGCAAAACCTTCCAAAAAAGAAGTGATGAACGATCTGAAGGCCAGGGCGAAAGCCAAGACGACAATGAATGCTTCGAAGAAGTCTCATCCGCAGACAAAGATAAGTGCTCCCGCAAAGCCATTAAAAGCTGGGCGTTAA
- a CDS encoding pyroglutamyl-peptidase I translates to METIRVVVCGFEWYKDVEVNPSAEVCQTLAREGIIADKPEVNIEVTSVLIPLSFQKAWPTLKTTLDAIGPDIVIATGLKTHAQSILLERCATNLIDANRPDADDAQPRRVPIIPDGPQAYWTRLPLHAVIQRFAEDKIPASLSSHAGTFVCNSLFYQLLHWADQRPRTLAGFVSLPLVNQPHGYTPGMSLGRMVDAVRDVVKTAVHYRIKPMPTEILRRKAA, encoded by the coding sequence ATGGAAACCATACGGGTAGTCGTCTGTGGTTTTGAGTGGTACAAGGACGTCGAGGTCAACCCTTCGGCTGAGGTCTGCCAGACCTTGGCCAGGGAGGGGATTATTGCTGACAAGCCGGAGGTCAACATCGAGGTCACTTCGGTTCTCATCCCCTTAAGCTTCCAGAAGGCGTGGCCGACTTTGAAGACGACCCTGGACGCGATCGGTCCGGACATCGTCATCGCCACCGGTTTGAAGACCCATGCCCAGTCCATCCTTTTGGAGAGATGCGCCACCAACCTTATTGACGCCAATCGTCCGGACGCCGATGACGCCCAGCCTCGCAGGGTGCCGATCATTCCCGATGGACCACAGGCATATTGGACCAGGCTGCCTTTGCACGCCGTCATCCAGCGCTTCGCCGAGGATAAGATCCCCGCTTCCCTCAGTTCCCATGCCGGGACTTTTGTCTGCAATTCGCTTTTTTATCAGCTTCTGCACTGGGCGGACCAGAGACCCAGGACTTTGGCCGGATTCGTCAGCCTGCCTCTGGTCAATCAGCCGCATGGATATACGCCGGGGATGTCTTTGGGGCGGATGGTCGACGCCGTGCGGGACGTGGTCAAGACGGCCGTCCATTACCGGATCAAGCCCATGCCCACGGAGATCCTCCGTCGCAAGGCCGCTTGA
- a CDS encoding type IV secretion system protein codes for MDFSWIDDGLVGMLNAISSQLDKDTIGLLTQTPAGKYPDAYKTATSISTQAVKPVAMTILAIVFTLEIIKVSKHVDETGDRGVRMIVSALIKIIIIYMAAMNAEWLCQLITYLIQQIGSGVTKIINVSTNKAFVPQPLLNKGRTVQLGDFMKPKIQSAGTFSKIMGYVVLLIPFLVSVAIGIIVKILVLLRFFELIIMTAFGALPISFLSYEGTKSWGEGYIRTYASCAFSNITLLIAIGIYGSMRQDLLNINSSTTFDQLISSNFGGLLATSFLLGGLVVISQKAAKALFGQG; via the coding sequence GTGGATTTCAGTTGGATTGACGATGGTCTTGTGGGCATGCTCAACGCGATCAGCTCGCAGTTGGACAAGGATACGATTGGATTGCTTACCCAAACGCCGGCGGGCAAGTATCCCGACGCCTATAAGACGGCGACGAGTATTTCTACGCAGGCGGTGAAGCCGGTGGCGATGACGATTCTCGCGATTGTCTTCACTTTGGAGATCATCAAGGTTTCCAAGCATGTGGACGAGACGGGGGATCGGGGCGTGAGGATGATTGTATCCGCCTTGATAAAAATCATCATCATCTACATGGCCGCCATGAACGCCGAATGGCTATGCCAGCTGATCACCTATTTGATACAACAAATAGGTAGCGGAGTGACCAAAATTATCAATGTCTCAACTAACAAAGCTTTCGTTCCCCAGCCGTTACTAAATAAAGGTCGGACGGTTCAGCTAGGCGATTTCATGAAACCGAAGATTCAATCCGCCGGAACCTTCAGCAAGATAATGGGTTATGTGGTTTTGCTCATCCCCTTCCTGGTGTCTGTCGCAATCGGGATTATCGTGAAGATACTGGTTCTTCTTCGTTTTTTCGAACTCATCATCATGACCGCGTTCGGAGCTCTCCCCATTAGCTTCCTGTCATATGAAGGGACGAAAAGCTGGGGTGAGGGATATATACGGACATATGCCTCCTGTGCCTTCTCGAATATTACCCTCTTGATAGCGATAGGCATTTATGGGTCGATGCGGCAGGATCTTTTGAACATCAATAGCTCGACGACCTTCGACCAATTGATATCGTCGAATTTTGGAGGATTATTAGCCACAAGCTTCCTGCTGGGAGGCCTGGTGGTCATCAGTCAGAAAGCCGCCAAGGCCTTGTTCGGCCAAGGCTAA